The Ornithodoros turicata isolate Travis chromosome 9, ASM3712646v1, whole genome shotgun sequence genome includes a region encoding these proteins:
- the LOC135369493 gene encoding uncharacterized protein LOC135369493: MATTRQMPDAFYGKKLQIRRDFHSREQREEESISEFYKELMSLASLHGNIHDGAIRSAFINGLREEWVAIELEDMKGGDIDTFYKKAIELEAEPRRRREMSQGIPATPEPSQEQQEASQEQALQHADAPTATGTSKSSYKYGEYIKVGPVEVPEDITYKIGHEHKSLCLILNCEEFPKRYRKGSHFDVIKIKDVFSRLGFKVTVKDDLEASQMEMELKNVATDRNRINDDCLVCFVLSHGKRGEISTRGGSIKLRGLVDPFMAEEAAHFRKKPKIFFVQACQVIGNDEKNAETPVEWSYDIRSHPELFFAFATPPGFLSYRVPKEGSIYIQTLCNMFDNSITFEDSSPDLETMMNGVARDISREFESKCSDKSLDKKKQIPCTFSTLTNKVFFSKRPQSSNISGTSSWDSNTSKTNVYYRTRFYAVRHIPIFFLYLITSHHAVVLTSSGRRGNGDNCMKACTPIKSSFNVSIFLSLTPPPQKKRKEKEKEQRRRKSIPKTSVTVTTCTLLASLSTLYSRHPLPCCPVCCQRNYSKDVLTHPEFILAYKDDGVSVLSSTSYVSQCSRAMETTGPDKGAAGHRAVRKNDPDYPLNRGVCIIIDVRNPTPVTIPGSRRGQIAIGKRRDSSLVDKLQKTFEQWGFQVKVYVDPATEELFKILKKEAKDNWDIVACCFLTFVHPMTGDLCTQDGSVSKKDLTETFDGANASNLLGKPKLFFIHTSKRSREMSVCSGFSDTTSRNTLPVESDFFICISGQQTEGKESTDAFIEHFCKVFDKSAKTMKQQEFIALLQAVNRELLNAAVDRSDIRLPSHISSLTRQLYFHRVSEQSGSSTRVPGTEETKKEATMHGTLKGSQKQSFYR, encoded by the exons ATGGCTACCACAAGACAGATGCCAGACGCCTTCTACGGAAAGAAGCTCCAAATACGCCGTGATTTTCATAGCCGGGAACAGCGTGAAGAAGAGAGCATTTCGGAGTTCTACAAGGAGCTAATGTCGCTTGCATCATTGCATGGGAACATTCACGATGGAGCTATACGCTCCGCTTTCATTAATGGACTCCGTGAAGAATGGGTCGCCATTGAACTTGAGGATATGAAGGGCGGTGATATAGACACATTTTACAAGAAGGCCATTGAATTGGAGGCTGAACCACGCCGTAGAAGAGAAATGAGTCAAGGTATTCCGGCGACACCTGAACCGTCACAAGAACAACAGGAGGCATCGCAAGAGCAAG CACTACAACACGCAGACGCACCGACGGCGACTGGCACCTC GAAGAGTTCATACAAATACGGCGAATATATTAAAGTTGGACCAGTAGAGGTACCGGAAGACATCACGTACAAGATTGGCCACGAACATAAATCACTCTGCTTGATACTTAACTGTGAG GAATTCCCTAAACGCTACCGTAAAGGATCACACTTCGACGTGATTAAGATCAAAGATGTGTTCAGCCGCCTTGGATTCAAGGTCACGGTCAAAGATGATCTCGAAGCAAGCCAGATGGAGATGGAGTTAAAGAACG TGGCCACGGACAGGAATAGAATCAACGACGACTGTTTGGTCTGTTTCGTGCTAAGTCACGGGAAGCGGGGAGAGATCAGCACAAGGGGTGGCTCCATCAAGTTGCGAGGACTGGTAGACCCTTTCATGGCCGAGGAAGCTGCACACTTTCGCAAAAAGCCAAAGATATTCTTCGTTCAG GCGTGTCAGGTGATCGGAAATGATGAGAAGAATGCTGAGACCCCCGTGGAGTGGAGCTACGATATCCGCTCGCATCCCGAGCTATTTTTCGCCTTTGCGACACCACCAG GCTTTCTTTCATATCGGGTGCCAAAAGAGGGATCCATCTACATCCAAACGCTGTGCAACATGTTCGACAACAGCATCACGTTTGAAGACTCATCTCCTGATCTAGAAACCATGATGAATGGCGTGGCCCGAGACATCTCGCGCGAGTTCGAAAGCAAGTGTAGCGACAAAAGCCTCGACAAGAAGAAACAAATACCCTGCACCTTTTCTACTTTGACCAATAAGGTGTTTTTTTCGAAGCGTCCACAGTCTAGCAATATATCTGGAACGTCCTC TTGGGACTCA AACACTTCCAAAACCAATGTTTATTATCGAACACGCTTTTATGCAGTGcgtcacatccccattttttttctttatcttatCACATCGCATCACGCAGTGGTTCTCACCTCATCAGGCAGGCGAGGAAATGGAGAcaactgcatgaaagcttgtacacCAATAAAGAGTAGTTTTAATGTATCTATATTTTTGTCtctaacaccccccccccaaaaaaaaaggaaagaaaaggaaaaagagcaaAGAAGAAGGAAGAGCATCCCCAAGACATCAGTGACAGTTACAACATGTACCCTACTTGCGTCACTGTCCACACTGTACTCGCGCCATCCGTTGCCATGTTGCCCTGTATGTTGCCAGCGAAACTACTCCAAAGATGTCTTAACCCACCCAGAGTTCATTCTTGCTTATAAAGATGATGGAGTATCAGTGCTTTCGTCCACCAGTTATGTTTCACAATGCAGCCGTGCCATGGAAACCACAGGGCCTGACAAAGGGGCGGCAGGACACAGGGCTGTAAGGAAAAACGACCCTGATTACCCTCTGAATAGAGGTGTGTGCATCATCATCGATGTTAGA AACCCTACACCCGTTACGATACCGGGGTCTCGCAGAGGACAGATAGCCATTGGAAAACGTCGTGACAGCTCACTTGTGGACAAGCTGCAAAAGACATTTGAGCAGTGGGGATTCCAGGTGAAAGTTTATGTTGACCCTGCGACAGAGGAGTTGTTTAAAATCCTGAAAAAAG AAGCGAAGGACAACTGGGACATTGTGGCCTGTTGTTTCCTGACATTTGTGCACCCGATGACAGGTGACCTGTGCACCCAGGACGGCTCCGTGAGCAAAAAAGACCTCACGGAAACTTTTGACGGAGCAAATGCTTCCAACCTCTTGGGCAAACCCAAGCTCTTCTTCATCCAC ACGTCGAAGAGAAGCCGAGAAATGAGCGTATGCAGCGGATTCAGTGACACGACGTCGAGAAATACATTGCCGGTCGAGAGTGATTTCTTCATCTGCATCTCGGGACAGCAAACAG AAGGCAAGGAGTCTACCGACGCATTCATTGAACATTTCTGCAAAGTATTCGACAAGTCTGCCAAGACCATGAAACAACAGGAGTTTATAGCGTTACTCCAAGCAGTCAACAGGGAACTTCTCAATGCTGCAGTCGACAGGAGTGATATTCGGTTGCCTTCCCACATATCAAGCCTCACGAGGCAGTTGTACTTCCACAGGGTGTCTGAACAGTCCGGATCCTCAACGAGAGTTCCAGGGACTGAGGAGACCAAGAAAGAGGCAACCATGCACGGAACCCTGAAAGGAAGCCAGAAACAGAGCTTTTATAGATGA